A segment of the Halovivax limisalsi genome:
CCGCGAGGAAGAACAGCGCGAGCACGGCGGCGCCGACGAGCGGGTAGATCCCGAACGCGATGGAGAGGCCGCCGCCCGCGAGGGCGACGCCGGAGGCCGCCACGGCGAGGCGCGGCGCCGGGACGCCCTTGGCCGCGGCGTAGCCGCTCATCCCGCCGAGCCCCGTGAAGTGATTCAGCCCCATCAGGGCGAGCACGACGCCGAAGCTGATCCGACCCACCAGGAACGGGATGCCGTCTGCGACGGTCTCGATCGTCATCGCGACACCGCCTCGTTCTGGCCGGGGCGGTCGTTTCGATTCGTCGCGTCGATCGATGAGTGTGGTTTCATCGTAGACTTGATTTGGAACCAAACCCGTATATACCTCAGGCAACAAGCGTATGAGTAGGTAATGACGACCCAACCGCCGACGGCCGAGACGACCGAGGAGCGTGAGACGACCGAGGAGCCTGAGACGGCCGACGACACCGAGGTCGAACGGCTGAACGAGGACGTCTGCACCGTCGTCGAGTCGATCGAGGAGATCGGGTCGAAGTGGAAACTCATCGTCCTCAACGACCTGCGAGACGGCGAGAAGCGCTTTAACGAACTCAAACGATCGACGGGCGCGAGCTCCTACACCCTCTCGCGCGTGCTCGACGATCTGGAGGCGGACGGGTTCGTCGAGAATCGCAAGGAGCTCGAATCGCCGGTCGCGAGTTACTACGCACTGACCGAGAAGGGAAGCGCGCTCTGTCCCGTCTTCGACGCGGTCGACGAGTGGGGCGAGAACTGGCTCGGCTAACGATTCGGTGTCTGGTCGGTCACGTTACTCGTGCCGTGGACTTGGACAGGCCGCGTACCAGCGCGATGCGTTCAGAACTGGTATCGCCTCTCTCCACGTCGGATCTCGCGGGTCCACTCGGCCTCGTCGAATTCGTAACTGCGCCGTCACCTCGCTTCCCTCGCCACCTCTCGTTCGAATTCGCCGGCGGTTCACTCCGCGAGATCACGGGGTGAATGGGTCGCTCCACGGGCTTTTCGTGTTCATGCTCCTGAACGGGGATGGGATCCCGGCGCGCTACAGGGACCAGCCGACGTCGATCAAACGCGGGCGAGCCTGACGCTGGAATCGGAGCAGGGCCACAAGGACCTGTTCGAGCGGATGCCGGCCGAAGCGTCGATTTGAAGATCGATATTCACTTCGCGAAATATGACGATCGGTCCGGGTTCCCCTTCGGAAATTTTTCCTCTCGATCTATTATGTATTTCGAATCTTTCGCTTTACTGTTTCAGACCCAGATAACGTCTGGCAGTCCGTGTTGGGGTATTGAAAACACGAATCGGATAACGTACTGCATTTCACGATAGACCGATCAGTTATAATTCATCACCGTTCCACGAATACCGTCACAACATCGGTCATTCTCATCGCGATATCTCCCCACCCAAAGCGTTAATGACATTGAGAGGCGTATCGTGTTTCGGTCGAAGTTCACCGAAGAGGGGACTCGCTTGTTGTCCTGTTACTGTCGAATCCCATCTCACCACCTGCAAACGCAGGGCTCAAACCGTTTCGCCACGGACGTACGAACAGTGACTCGAGGGCTCGGCGCCGTCCTGTTCGGCGACCCGTTCGCCGTGATGAACACGATCGGGCTCGTCGCGTTCGCCCTGGTCGGTTCGGCGAAGGCCATCCGCGAGGAGTTCGACCTGTTCGGCATCGCCGTCGTCGGACTGGCGATGGCCTTCGCCGGCGGGACGACGCGCGACCTCCTCGTGAACCGGGTCCCGCTCGCGCTGCAATCGCCGATCGAGATCGGGCTGGGCCTGTGCGGCGTCGGCCTCGCGATCGCGTTGAGCGCCGTCCTCCGGGCTCCCGAGACCCACCCGATCACGCTCGTCGCGGACGCGATCGGCCTCGCCGCGTTCGCGACGACCGGCGCGATCGTCGCGACCGGGGCGAGCCTCCCGGCGGTCGGCGTCGTCGCCGTCGCGACGATCAACGCGGCGGGCGGCGGCGCCGTGGCGGACGTGCTGCTCGATCGCTCGCCGTTCATCCTCTTCGAGGACTTCTACGCCAGCTGCGCGGTGCTCGGCGGGAGCGCCTACTGGGTCGCGACGAGCGCGGGCGCCGCCGGGCCCGCTGCGGCCGCCGCGTGCGCGATCGTGACCGTCGGGACGCGCCTGGCGGCGGTCACGTTCGGCTGGAGTCTTCCGACGATGCAGCGACTCGGGCTCCGACGGACCTGACCGGCGGTCTCCTGCGGGCCGGGACCTCCGAACTCGTGACGAGACGGCCGATCGTCGACGCTGGCGGTTGCTGCGGGCAATTTCGCCAGCGGCGCGGCGCTATCTCGGTGCCGTCCGGGGCTTTCGCGGCACGTAGAATCACCGTACCGAGCGGACAGTCGCGGCATAACAAATCTTCCGAAGACGGTGGTATCGCGGGCACGGTATGATCTCCAACAGACGAACGGCCGGTACCGTCGCGACCGTCTCCCTCCTCGCGCTGATGGTCGTGACGGCCCTCGCGTTCGGTGCGGCGGGTGGCGCGCTCGCGCAGGACGGCGACGGACTGGCCATCTCAGAGTACAACGGCGACACCGACCGCTACGTGGCGGTGCAGGGCGATCGATGCGTGCAAATCGATCCGCTCGGCGACGGCCACCGCACGGTCGAAGAGTACTACGACTATCGCAACCCCGGGACCGATCCCTCGTCCTACACGTACAGCTCCCACGGCACGACCCATCTCCAGGAGGACGACACCAGTCTCCTCTTCCTCCACGAGGGGAGCGACGGGCTCAGTCTGGTGTTCGTCCACGACCGTTACGAGGGTGACACCGAAGGCGGCGCGGCGACGCTGCTCTTCAAGAACCTGCCCGAAGACGGCGAGTGGGTCGTCGAGGACGACAACTACGACGGCTCCGAATCGACGTGGGACCACGCGGAGACGTCGAGTCGAATCACCTCGGTCTGGGCCGAGGGGCGGACCGACGGCGGCGCGTTCAACGGCCTCGAGGGCCCGTTCGCGGTCGAAATCACGCCCTACTTCAACGATCTGGCCGACTACCGCGACGGGCCGGGCCAGATCACCGACTGGCAGCTCCTCTCGGGCGAGGATCA
Coding sequences within it:
- a CDS encoding PGF-CTERM sorting domain-containing protein, translated to MISNRRTAGTVATVSLLALMVVTALAFGAAGGALAQDGDGLAISEYNGDTDRYVAVQGDRCVQIDPLGDGHRTVEEYYDYRNPGTDPSSYTYSSHGTTHLQEDDTSLLFLHEGSDGLSLVFVHDRYEGDTEGGAATLLFKNLPEDGEWVVEDDNYDGSESTWDHAETSSRITSVWAEGRTDGGAFNGLEGPFAVEITPYFNDLADYRDGPGQITDWQLLSGEDHDPNRTSLNMNEPVTIRTGSCVETTSVSANQTATVGEPVDVEATITNNGAREETVTVPIAVDGEVIEEEEVTVAANGSETLTTSVVLDEAKRYAASVGAESVTIHAQEPEGDDMPGFGVGVALVALIAAAGFVRRRG
- a CDS encoding DoxX family protein, giving the protein MTIETVADGIPFLVGRISFGVVLALMGLNHFTGLGGMSGYAAAKGVPAPRLAVAASGVALAGGGLSIAFGIYPLVGAAVLALFFLAVTPVMHDFWTVEDPERRQSELTDFMKNVTLFGAALVFLAVADTAWPYALGVGL
- a CDS encoding trimeric intracellular cation channel family protein; protein product: MNTIGLVAFALVGSAKAIREEFDLFGIAVVGLAMAFAGGTTRDLLVNRVPLALQSPIEIGLGLCGVGLAIALSAVLRAPETHPITLVADAIGLAAFATTGAIVATGASLPAVGVVAVATINAAGGGAVADVLLDRSPFILFEDFYASCAVLGGSAYWVATSAGAAGPAAAAACAIVTVGTRLAAVTFGWSLPTMQRLGLRRT
- a CDS encoding winged helix-turn-helix transcriptional regulator, with protein sequence MTTQPPTAETTEERETTEEPETADDTEVERLNEDVCTVVESIEEIGSKWKLIVLNDLRDGEKRFNELKRSTGASSYTLSRVLDDLEADGFVENRKELESPVASYYALTEKGSALCPVFDAVDEWGENWLG